The stretch of DNA ATTCCGCAACAGACAGCGGCCTCGAATGGTCAGCCGGTAGCGCTGGCACTGTGACCAATGTCACAAGTGCGAATTCTTATTTGTCGGTTGCAACCGGTTCGACGACTCCAGCGATCACGGCCAACGTTGGCACAGCGGCCAACACACTCGCAGCCGGAGATGATTCGCGCATCACCGGTGCCCTGCAAACCACAGCTTACGCTGCAGATGTTGCGGACGCTGCTGGTTGCACGGCTGCACAAATGCCTTACTGGAGTTCGGTTGGTGATCGCTGGATGTGCGCTGCGATCAGTGGGTTGCCAGCTTCCGCCATTTCCACAGGTACGGTTGCAGCCGCGCGCCTAGGAAGCGGCACGGCTGACGGAACAACGTTCCTTCGCGGTGACGGAACATGGGCGGCACCCGCAGGAACATCACAATGGACCACCACGGGCTCTGACATTTACTACAACACGGGAAAAGTCGGTATAGGGACCACAAGTCCGACAGAACTATTGCACTTGCGAAATGATTCAGCCAGCCAAACCTACCTTAAAGTTGAGAACTCCTTTGCCTCGGGTGGATCGGCCAGCGCCAGAATTGGGGTGAAGACAAACGCCGCTGGTGATGCTTATTTTGGCGGTTGGGTAACAACTGCCGCAGCCCCTTACGGGGGCAACTATGGAATTATTGTAAATGGTGGAAATAATAGCCTATTGCTTGGAACATCTAATCAGGCAAGAGTCCTGATTGATAATTCAGGCAATGTTGGTATCGGGACAACGACGCCATCTTCAAAACTAGAAGTTGCAACTTCACTTACTGCGGCATCTGGTACGGATTATGGTGTTAAAATTCTTCCAACAGTAAATGCATCTGGCACCGCTGGTTATACAGGCCTACTATTGAATGTCGCTCAAACAGCAACTGGTTCTGGCACCAAAAGATTAATGGATTTACAAGTGGGGGGATTTTCGCTTTTTAGTATTGGAAATACCGGAACTGCCACAATGACTTCGACTTCTACTGCTGCTGACTTCCTAGTATTCAACAATCATCAGGGGTCTAGCAAAGCCATAAACTTTTCAAGCGGACAAATTCCAGGCGCTGGTTCGCTTTTATACTACAGAACCACATCTGATCCACAATCTGGAATAATGGGTAATTTGATAGACATTCAGCCTATAAGGTTTGCTAGTTCAGCAAGAACTGATACTGATACTGGAAATTATCTACGAATCGCCAGAGCCAATACTGTCAACAATGCTGTTGGATCTTTGACGGTCACTGGCCATCTTGCCAGCCTTTCATCAAACTGTACGCAAACTTCTGGTACATGCACTGACTCAAGTTCAATTCTTTCTTTAACCCAGTCCTATCCAAATGCGACAGGCGCCGTTTTGACGGTTACTAATTCTGGCACAGGTAGCGCCGCCACATTCACGGGTGGCAACGTCGGCGTCGGTACGACGAGTCCAACTGCACGATTGCATGTCACCGGTGCGAATTCCACATCGGGATTAGCACCATCCGCATTCTCAGTTACAGGTGGAACCTCGACTGTTGCGGCAGGCGGTGCCGTAGGTATTAGTGCCGGAGGTGGTGAAGGCGGAGGCAGTGTCTCAATCAGTGCTGGCGGAGACATCGTGGCCGGGGGCGGAGGCAGCGGCGGATCGCTGGGACTTAGTGGTGCCGGTGCTGTTGGCCAACCAGGGGCTGTCAATTTAACAGCAGGCCTAGGAGGAAACGGTTATGGGAACGGCGGAACTTTGAGTATGCCAAGCGCAGGCACTGCGAACGGAGGCGACGTTTCAATCTTGGCAGGGCAAGGGAATTCAACGAATAGCAACGGTGGAAGCGTTTTCATCTCTGGGGGCGCACGAGCTGGAGCCGGCACAGAGGGCAACACTATTCTTGGGCATAACGGCACTTCTGCAATCGGCAACGTCGGCATAGGTAACACGGCTCCCGGAAGACTGCTTCATGTGGGAAGCGCTTCTGTCGGTACTGGTCTCGCCGTCGCAAACTTTCAAAACGTCGATGGAACTTGCACGATCACTCCGGCGTCTTCTGGCTCTGGTATCGCTTGTTCTTCAGATGAACGACTCAAAGAAAACTTCCAAGACGTGACTGGTTCTTTTGCGCTTGATCGTATTTTGCAACTGCAGGCTGTGACGTACAATTTCAAAACTTCTTCAACTGATAACCGTCGAACTGGTTACAAAGCCCAAGAAGTTCAAAAGGTTGCTCCTGAGTTTGTCCGCGAAAATGATGATGGCTTGTTGCAAGTTTACTATGATGCGTTCATCCCATGGATTACAGAGGCCATCAAATCGCTCCATAGCCGCATTAAAGACGTCGAAAACCATCAGGTAATCCAAGATCGTCAGATAGCTTCAAAGGCCGACAATACTGAACTGGACCGGCTTAAGTCTGACAACGCAGCCAAAGATAAAAAAATAAATCATCTTGAACAGGAAAATGCTGCAATCAAAGCTCGCCTAGAGAAAATCGAGAAAGCCCTCAATTCAAGATAAAGAGGGCAAAGTAAAGAGGCGCAACGACACGACCTAAGTCTAAAATCGAATTTAAATTTAGAATACTTAATTTCAGACGTGAACGTACCGATATGAGACCGTGGATGATTTCACCGTTTCTAAAGCAACAAACTCGACAGCCTCAAGAGGGCAGCCGCACAAGAAGCGCAATCGGATGTTGATTGCGATTGTGTGTTTGGTGGCAGCTTTGGTGTTGGTAGAGATTTTTTTAGGGTTTAAAAATACCACTCTCAAATTACCTTTGATTTCCGAACCCACTGGAGTCGCAAAGATCATGTCGATCAGTGGTGATGGCCGCTATCAACCATCCGAGGAACAAAACTGGTATGAGGCAAAGGCTGCAAGCGATGTATTTCAAGGAGACGCCGTTTATTCCGGAAAGTCTACTGACATCGAAGTCCAGATGAAGTCAGGCGGGCAACTAGCTTTAGGAGAAGAAACGTTAGTCATTTTTGATTCGATTGATGGTGTCACTATTCCAGATCTAGCGCGCGGAAATATAAGACTTCGGATTTCGGGCGAGCTAAAGATTTCTGTCTCAGGCGAGATCTCGCAGATTTCTGCCGGAGCCGGCGGCGAATCGGAAGTTCTTCTTTCGGTCGACAGTTCGAGCAAGGGTCAAATTCAGGTTCTAAGTGGACGGCCTAAAATCAAAGCCCCCAAGCAAGTCGCAAAGTTTGTCGACGCAGGATCAAAGATCGAGTTCGACGCAAAAGAATTTCGAAGGTCTACTGGCAAACAGATTGCACTTCCAAAAGATGTGACACCGCTTCCTCAGCGAGTACCAGAGAAGCAGATCGCAGAGGTACCTGCTTTACCCATCCCCGAACCAACGCCTCCACCGAGGCCTGTTTTCGAAAAACCTGTTCCAGCTGAATCGCAAACGCTTCTCGCATATACACTGACGAAGTCCGACCTTTACGAATCATTGAAAGGCCCGCGGCTTAAACGCAAAAATCGCTTGAAAGCGATCGAGTCACCCGGCGTTCTCCGCTGGACAGGCGGTAACGG from Deltaproteobacteria bacterium encodes:
- a CDS encoding tail fiber domain-containing protein → TKSDYDLFTAKLTSPLTTKGDLLSRDGSTHVRLPAGTDGHVLRANSATDSGLEWSAGSAGTVTNVTSANSYLSVATGSTTPAITANVGTAANTLAAGDDSRITGALQTTAYAADVADAAGCTAAQMPYWSSVGDRWMCAAISGLPASAISTGTVAAARLGSGTADGTTFLRGDGTWAAPAGTSQWTTTGSDIYYNTGKVGIGTTSPTELLHLRNDSASQTYLKVENSFASGGSASARIGVKTNAAGDAYFGGWVTTAAAPYGGNYGIIVNGGNNSLLLGTSNQARVLIDNSGNVGIGTTTPSSKLEVATSLTAASGTDYGVKILPTVNASGTAGYTGLLLNVAQTATGSGTKRLMDLQVGGFSLFSIGNTGTATMTSTSTAADFLVFNNHQGSSKAINFSSGQIPGAGSLLYYRTTSDPQSGIMGNLIDIQPIRFASSARTDTDTGNYLRIARANTVNNAVGSLTVTGHLASLSSNCTQTSGTCTDSSSILSLTQSYPNATGAVLTVTNSGTGSAATFTGGNVGVGTTSPTARLHVTGANSTSGLAPSAFSVTGGTSTVAAGGAVGISAGGGEGGGSVSISAGGDIVAGGGGSGGSLGLSGAGAVGQPGAVNLTAGLGGNGYGNGGTLSMPSAGTANGGDVSILAGQGNSTNSNGGSVFISGGARAGAGTEGNTILGHNGTSAIGNVGIGNTAPGRLLHVGSASVGTGLAVANFQNVDGTCTITPASSGSGIACSSDERLKENFQDVTGSFALDRILQLQAVTYNFKTSSTDNRRTGYKAQEVQKVAPEFVRENDDGLLQVYYDAFIPWITEAIKSLHSRIKDVENHQVIQDRQIASKADNTELDRLKSDNAAKDKKINHLEQENAAIKARLEKIEKALNSR